A single window of Patescibacteria group bacterium DNA harbors:
- the raiA gene encoding ribosome-associated translation inhibitor RaiA, with translation MKVNIKTTNIEIDEALTIWVNDRIGELERILGVFGPDEFSAGEREKIEAFVEIGKISKHHLKGDVFRAEVQLSLPKKSLRAVVRDSDLRTAINIAKEEIQREIKKYKGKRVDRARGWARKLKERLRTTEVLQSRKFKKGI, from the coding sequence ATGAAAGTGAATATAAAAACCACAAATATTGAAATAGATGAAGCTCTTACTATTTGGGTCAATGATAGAATAGGAGAACTGGAAAGGATTTTGGGAGTTTTTGGACCAGATGAATTTTCTGCTGGAGAAAGGGAAAAGATAGAGGCATTTGTTGAAATTGGAAAGATTTCAAAACATCACCTTAAGGGTGATGTTTTTCGCGCTGAAGTGCAATTATCGTTACCAAAGAAATCATTGAGAGCAGTAGTTCGAGACAGCGATTTAAGAACAGCTATTAATATTGCCAAAGAAGAAATCCAGAGAGAAATCAAAAAGTATAAAGGCAAACGCGTGGATCGGGCCAGAGGATGGGCAAGAAAACTTAAAGAAAGATTGCGCACAACAGAGGTCTTGCAGAGTAGAAAATTTAAGAAAGGGATTTAG
- a CDS encoding PKD domain-containing protein produces the protein MTNPFTRVLFDYFNSLCYYINSNRIKSQGGIEMFKKSFVLLVFIGLALVVIGCSLIPIIIDQNPVAVISAPSRAQPGQAVLVSAASSYSPSGTAITSFEWNFGDGTPMVPPSVVPTASHTYSQGGNYFLTLVVRNANGLRSNPSTVLLSVNHRPVALARISQELPPGGQLVHPLREGFVPKAFEAKGIVPVPTYEYWKLDASESYDQDGLVLNYHWQWSDHDLGNNSIIWVRVLAGDTYQLILEVFDNEGARGWNQVSVGAIG, from the coding sequence ATGACAAACCCTTTTACAAGGGTTTTATTTGACTATTTTAATAGCTTATGTTATTATATAAACAGTAATCGCATCAAATCCCAAGGAGGGATAGAGATGTTTAAAAAGAGTTTTGTTCTGTTGGTGTTTATCGGATTGGCTTTGGTCGTGATAGGGTGTTCTCTTATCCCTATCATCATTGACCAAAATCCAGTGGCAGTAATTTCTGCTCCGAGTCGTGCCCAACCCGGGCAAGCAGTTCTGGTCAGCGCTGCCTCTTCATATAGTCCAAGCGGAACAGCTATCACGAGCTTTGAATGGAATTTCGGAGATGGAACGCCAATGGTTCCTCCGTCAGTGGTGCCGACTGCTTCGCACACTTACAGCCAAGGCGGGAATTATTTCCTAACCCTGGTTGTTAGAAACGCAAACGGGCTAAGGAGCAATCCCTCAACTGTCCTGTTGTCGGTCAACCACCGCCCAGTGGCATTGGCAAGAATCAGCCAAGAGCTGCCGCCTGGTGGACAATTGGTACATCCTTTGCGTGAAGGGTTTGTTCCAAAGGCATTTGAGGCAAAAGGGATTGTGCCTGTGCCTACATACGAATATTGGAAGCTGGACGCTTCTGAATCGTATGACCAGGACGGGTTAGTACTGAATTACCACTGGCAATGGTCAGACCACGACCTTGGCAACAACTCAATCATTTGGGTGAGGGTGCTGGCAGGAGACACTTATCAACTGATTCTCGAGGTCTTTGACAACGAAGGCGCGCGAGGATGGAACCAGGTGAGCGTCGGAGCCATCGGATGA
- a CDS encoding type IV secretion system DNA-binding domain-containing protein, producing MDNEYINFLGITNFRNTDKRFGIKLDDRRKHIYIIGKTGMGKTTLLANMAAQDIRQGYGLAFIDPHGEQAEELLDYVPKERMKDVIYLNPADIDWPVGFNIMEVKDPNTRHLIASGLMGVFKKIWPDVWSARMEYILSNAILALLEYPGATLLCINRMLSDVDYRKKVVEAVTDPVVRAFWTQEFARYTQRYEVEATAAIQNKVGQFSSNPLVRNIIGQMHSTIDMRAIMDQKKILIVNLSKGRIGEANSTLLGALIITKLYLAAMSRVEISEEERNDFFLYVDEFQNFATESFANILSEARKYRLSLVLAHQYIAQMEEMVGDAVFGNAGTIITFRIGAEDAEYLEKEFTPVFEAGDFVNLPKYDIYIKLMIDGVAGRPFSAMTLPPVGKMENSFRNEIIDFSRNKYALSRKEVEDRISEWSKANEGSEVSRPKKNNNSNKQRDTGRSSGNRSSNNSNRNRNSSNSRSNINNRSDIKEIPKTTEETMPTVSISLKEAIEKEPIHFSPSHNNKNNNEKERAKKEVDLGALKGALEEALQNRKPMEIKKEEMLPEIERKSGFLKPGEKVNFD from the coding sequence ATGGATAATGAATATATAAATTTTTTGGGTATAACGAATTTTCGTAATACAGACAAGAGATTTGGTATTAAGCTCGATGACCGGCGGAAGCACATTTATATAATCGGCAAAACCGGTATGGGCAAGACCACTTTGTTGGCTAATATGGCAGCCCAGGATATCCGTCAGGGATATGGTTTGGCGTTTATTGACCCACACGGAGAGCAAGCAGAAGAGCTTTTGGATTATGTCCCAAAGGAAAGGATGAAAGATGTGATTTATTTAAATCCTGCTGATATTGATTGGCCAGTTGGTTTTAATATTATGGAGGTGAAAGACCCGAACACTCGGCATTTAATCGCTTCTGGACTCATGGGGGTTTTTAAGAAAATTTGGCCGGATGTTTGGTCTGCGAGAATGGAATATATTTTGAGCAATGCGATTCTGGCTTTGCTTGAATATCCGGGAGCCACTCTTCTTTGCATCAATAGGATGTTGTCGGATGTGGATTACAGGAAGAAGGTGGTTGAAGCAGTTACCGACCCAGTGGTAAGAGCTTTTTGGACGCAGGAATTTGCCCGCTACACTCAACGATATGAAGTTGAAGCAACAGCAGCCATTCAGAATAAGGTTGGACAATTTTCTTCAAACCCATTAGTTAGGAATATTATTGGACAAATGCATTCTACAATAGATATGAGGGCAATTATGGACCAGAAAAAGATTTTGATTGTTAATTTGTCCAAGGGCAGAATAGGAGAAGCGAATTCCACTCTTTTGGGCGCGCTTATTATAACTAAACTTTACCTTGCAGCAATGTCTCGTGTTGAGATATCCGAGGAGGAGCGAAACGATTTTTTTCTGTATGTAGACGAATTCCAGAATTTTGCAACAGAATCATTTGCAAACATTTTGTCAGAGGCAAGAAAATATCGCTTGTCTTTGGTTCTGGCGCATCAGTATATCGCGCAAATGGAAGAAATGGTAGGTGATGCGGTTTTTGGCAATGCTGGAACTATAATTACATTTAGAATCGGAGCTGAAGATGCGGAATATTTGGAAAAGGAATTTACTCCGGTTTTTGAAGCAGGTGATTTCGTTAATCTGCCAAAATATGATATATATATAAAACTGATGATTGATGGGGTTGCGGGCAGACCGTTTTCTGCAATGACGCTCCCACCAGTCGGGAAAATGGAGAATTCTTTTAGAAATGAGATAATTGATTTTTCCCGAAATAAATACGCTCTTTCGCGGAAAGAAGTTGAGGACCGTATCAGCGAATGGTCCAAGGCAAATGAGGGGAGCGAGGTGTCAAGACCCAAAAAAAATAATAATAGTAATAAACAGAGGGATACTGGCCGCAGCAGTGGCAATAGAAGCAGCAATAATAGTAATAGAAATAGAAATAGCAGCAACAGCAGGAGCAATATTAATAACCGCTCTGACATCAAGGAAATCCCCAAAACCACAGAGGAAACGATGCCAACAGTTTCTATTAGCTTAAAAGAGGCAATAGAAAAAGAGCCGATTCATTTTTCACCTTCGCATAATAATAAAAATAATAATGAGAAGGAAAGAGCAAAGAAAGAAGTTGATCTGGGAGCATTGAAAGGAGCTCTGGAAGAAGCATTGCAAAATAGAAAGCCAATGGAGATTAAAAAGGAAGAGATGTTGCCCGAAATTGAAAGAAAGAGCGGATTTTTGAAGCCAGGAGAAAAAGTTAATTTTGATTAA
- the secD gene encoding protein translocase subunit SecD, producing the protein MVKKYFKLISIAVIFLGIIAAIFIEPRFFNQGIDFVNNKFDLGLSHFWDRPFQLGLDLEGGVELLYEADLSHIESDGRSQAMDGLRDVIDRRINVLGVREPEIEVTQSGSTYRLKVRIPGITDPEQAIEEIGRTPYLEFQEPRPDFNEIQIANQSVVEAGEGTFQNPFQPSNLTGRYLEEAIVVFDQNTMEPTVSLQFNEEGAKIFEELTEKFTEMPLAISIDNQIISAPMIREKISGGKAQISGSFTAEEARSLARNLNAGALPVPIGEPISQVTIGPTLGMISLQRSIKAGIIGFFAIIVFMVLVYRFPGFLSVIALLIYCVLLLGLFKLVPITLTLAGIGGFILSVGMAVDANVLIFARLKEELRSGKELEYAIEEGFKRAWPSIRDSNFTTLIIGLILFSVGTSFVQGFATTLCIGILLSMFSAIFITRSLLISFSRGRLSKIKRIWG; encoded by the coding sequence ATGGTAAAAAAATATTTTAAATTGATTAGCATTGCTGTTATTTTCTTGGGCATAATCGCGGCTATCTTTATTGAGCCGAGATTTTTTAATCAAGGAATTGATTTTGTGAATAATAAATTTGATTTAGGTCTTTCTCATTTTTGGGATAGGCCTTTTCAATTGGGGCTTGACCTTGAAGGAGGTGTAGAGCTTTTATACGAAGCGGATTTATCGCATATAGAGTCGGATGGTCGGAGTCAAGCAATGGATGGTTTAAGGGATGTTATAGACAGAAGAATAAATGTTTTAGGCGTGAGAGAACCGGAAATTGAGGTTACCCAGTCTGGTTCAACTTATCGTTTAAAAGTAAGAATCCCGGGAATTACTGACCCAGAACAAGCGATTGAGGAAATCGGCAGAACTCCGTATCTTGAATTTCAAGAACCAAGACCTGATTTTAATGAAATACAAATAGCAAATCAGAGTGTTGTGGAGGCAGGAGAGGGGACATTTCAGAATCCTTTCCAGCCGAGTAATTTAACCGGCAGATATCTTGAAGAGGCAATTGTTGTCTTTGACCAGAATACAATGGAGCCGACTGTTTCTTTGCAATTCAACGAAGAGGGCGCAAAAATTTTTGAAGAATTGACAGAAAAATTTACAGAAATGCCTTTGGCAATTTCTATTGATAATCAAATCATATCTGCGCCAATGATTAGAGAAAAGATTTCCGGAGGCAAGGCCCAGATTAGCGGGAGCTTTACTGCAGAAGAAGCAAGGTCATTGGCTCGCAATCTTAATGCCGGCGCTTTGCCTGTGCCGATTGGCGAACCGATTTCACAGGTAACTATTGGTCCGACCCTTGGAATGATTTCCCTTCAGAGAAGCATTAAAGCGGGAATTATAGGATTTTTTGCAATCATTGTATTTATGGTATTGGTTTACAGATTCCCAGGATTTTTGTCTGTTATTGCTTTGTTGATATATTGTGTGTTGCTTTTGGGGTTATTCAAGCTGGTCCCGATTACTCTTACTTTAGCGGGTATCGGAGGATTTATTTTATCAGTTGGTATGGCAGTTGACGCTAATGTTTTAATATTTGCGCGGCTGAAAGAAGAATTGAGAAGCGGTAAGGAACTTGAATATGCAATAGAAGAAGGATTTAAAAGGGCTTGGCCGTCAATTAGAGACAGCAATTTTACCACCCTTATTATCGGTTTGATATTGTTCTCGGTCGGCACAAGTTTTGTTCAGGGCTTTGCTACTACCTTGTGCATCGGTATTTTATTGAGTATGTTCTCTGCCATATTTATTACAAGAAGTTTATTGATAAGTTTTTCGCGCGGGAGATTGAGTAAAATTAAACGGATTTGGGGATAA
- the secF gene encoding protein translocase subunit SecF gives MHFPFLKYSKIYFIFSGILIIASIITITAYGLNWGVDFAGGSILKAVYSHPKPEIQELSDRISELGLSGFSIRFSGENEIIIRMPEVSQDIKDEVSSVFYNMENIEEGSISFESVSPVIGEESKTRASKAIIFSIIAIVVYVAFAFRKISRPVKSWQYGIATVVALVHDVLIPVGVFAILGKFWGVEFSIPILTALLTILGYSVNDTVVVFDRIRENLIKGVGETFNDIIDKSLNQTLGRSFNTVFTTLLALFAIFFFGGQSLTYFSLALILGISLGAYSSIFLASTLIAQIYYFNQRKFR, from the coding sequence ATGCATTTTCCATTTTTAAAATATAGCAAAATATACTTTATTTTTTCTGGAATTTTAATAATTGCCAGCATTATTACTATCACTGCCTACGGCCTTAATTGGGGAGTAGATTTTGCAGGAGGGAGTATATTAAAGGCGGTATATTCTCACCCGAAACCAGAAATCCAAGAATTGTCAGACAGGATTTCAGAGCTTGGCTTGAGCGGTTTCTCTATCCGTTTCAGCGGGGAAAATGAGATTATCATTAGAATGCCTGAAGTTTCTCAAGATATAAAAGACGAGGTATCCAGTGTTTTTTATAATATGGAGAATATAGAAGAGGGCTCTATCAGTTTTGAATCAGTGAGTCCTGTAATTGGCGAAGAGAGTAAGACAAGGGCGAGTAAAGCCATCATTTTTTCTATCATTGCTATAGTGGTTTATGTTGCTTTTGCATTTAGGAAAATTTCCAGACCTGTCAAATCATGGCAGTACGGCATAGCTACTGTGGTGGCACTGGTCCACGATGTCCTGATTCCAGTGGGGGTCTTCGCTATTCTGGGAAAATTTTGGGGCGTTGAATTTTCTATTCCTATTTTAACAGCGCTTCTTACTATATTGGGGTATTCTGTAAATGACACAGTGGTTGTTTTTGACAGGATTAGGGAAAATCTTATCAAGGGTGTAGGAGAAACCTTTAATGATATAATTGACAAGAGTTTGAATCAAACATTGGGGCGCTCTTTTAACACTGTTTTCACAACCCTCCTCGCTTTATTTGCAATATTTTTCTTTGGGGGTCAGAGCTTGACTTATTTTTCTCTAGCTTTAATTCTCGGGATATCTCTTGGCGCTTATTCGTCAATATTTTTGGCAAGCACCCTAATTGCCCAGATATATTATTTTAATCAGCGGAAATTTCGTTAA
- a CDS encoding Fic family protein: MFNPKYKLTDKIVAMLTAIATAKAVIERAKILPKQELQLRRQALIRMTHSSTGIEGNQLNLHQVEAVYAHKKVDAPDRDIYEAQNYLNAIRYIEQVVRKKQPITEKIILRIHKLVTDKTLAEEQCGKYREGPIYVVRQRFGMPKEIVYTGPESKSVPKLMAELVEWVRKSEEQDIHPVIAAGIVHQEIAAIHPFIDGNGRTARALATFVLYQRGFDFRRLFALEDYYNEDRPAYYQAINIGENYEKRKTDITPWLEYFVRGFKEEIDNVKIKVASLSLKKIDDKLHAQIYINKNQMKILEFIDQMGKITASDVVDILECPKRTAQAHLQRLKTLKIIKQVGKGPASAYILT, from the coding sequence ATGTTCAATCCTAAATATAAGCTTACTGATAAAATCGTTGCCATGCTCACTGCTATTGCTACGGCTAAAGCGGTCATTGAGCGTGCGAAAATTTTGCCAAAACAGGAACTACAACTTCGCCGACAGGCGTTAATTCGCATGACTCACAGCTCCACAGGCATAGAGGGCAATCAACTAAATCTTCATCAGGTAGAGGCGGTGTATGCTCATAAAAAGGTTGATGCTCCAGACCGCGATATTTATGAGGCGCAAAATTATCTTAATGCCATACGATATATTGAACAAGTGGTTCGGAAAAAACAGCCAATTACTGAAAAAATAATATTAAGAATCCATAAACTCGTTACTGACAAGACTCTGGCAGAAGAGCAGTGTGGCAAATATCGTGAGGGACCGATATATGTTGTTAGGCAACGGTTTGGCATGCCAAAAGAAATAGTGTATACAGGCCCTGAGTCAAAGAGCGTCCCGAAGCTTATGGCAGAACTCGTAGAATGGGTGCGAAAGAGCGAAGAACAGGATATTCATCCCGTGATAGCAGCGGGGATTGTTCATCAAGAAATAGCAGCTATTCACCCATTTATTGACGGAAACGGTCGGACCGCTCGGGCATTGGCAACATTCGTTCTTTATCAGCGTGGTTTCGATTTTAGACGACTCTTCGCGCTGGAGGATTACTATAACGAAGATCGCCCTGCATACTATCAGGCGATTAATATCGGTGAAAATTACGAAAAACGAAAAACAGATATCACGCCATGGCTTGAGTATTTTGTGAGAGGATTCAAGGAAGAAATTGACAATGTGAAAATAAAAGTGGCATCTCTATCGCTAAAGAAAATTGATGATAAACTCCATGCTCAAATTTATATTAATAAAAATCAAATGAAAATTTTGGAATTTATAGACCAAATGGGTAAAATAACTGCGAGTGATGTGGTGGATATTCTTGAGTGTCCTAAGAGAACCGCGCAAGCTCATCTCCAGCGTCTCAAGACATTAAAAATTATTAAGCAAGTTGGCAAAGGGCCTGCTTCGGCCTATATATTAACATAA
- a CDS encoding phosphoglycerate kinase — MNTLKNFAFKDKRVLLRANFDIPIDEKGEIIDDFRIRRSLPTIKFLIENDAKIILIGHLGRPDKIQNIKTRVQKLTLYPIAKKLSSLLDKEVKFVKTCVGREAERAVKNLKSGEILLLENLRFFPGEISNDNGFAKQLSSLGEIFVNDAFSNAHREHASVVGIPKYLPSVAGLLFEEEVKILSAVLEKPKRPLVAILGGAKLKTKIPCLINLLKIADHILVGGKIAPAILFIKGISLSPSILEDGEGEELSGLELTNSKLHMPIDAMVGLKNHQSDYLRQSAVGRIRKEEQMFDIGPESVRMFSDIIQEAKTVIWNGPLGYIEDERFAGGTLAIASAILRGRSFSVVGGGDTSAFLAENNLRGKFDYVSTGGGAMLEFFSGNKLPGIKVLER; from the coding sequence ATGAATACTCTTAAAAATTTCGCGTTCAAAGACAAAAGAGTTCTGTTAAGAGCTAATTTTGATATTCCTATTGATGAAAAAGGGGAAATCATTGATGATTTCAGAATCAGAAGGTCTTTGCCTACTATAAAATTTCTTATTGAAAATGACGCAAAAATTATTTTGATAGGTCATTTAGGCCGACCTGATAAAATTCAAAATATCAAAACAAGGGTTCAAAAATTAACCCTCTATCCAATAGCTAAAAAATTGTCATCATTATTGGATAAAGAAGTGAAATTCGTTAAGACCTGCGTTGGCAGAGAAGCAGAGAGGGCGGTCAAGAATCTTAAATCAGGAGAAATTTTGTTATTAGAAAATTTAAGATTTTTCCCAGGAGAAATTTCTAATGATAATGGTTTCGCCAAACAGTTATCATCTTTAGGAGAAATTTTTGTTAATGATGCTTTTAGCAACGCTCACCGTGAGCATGCTTCTGTTGTGGGAATACCAAAATACCTGCCTTCAGTAGCAGGATTATTATTTGAAGAGGAAGTCAAGATTTTGAGCGCTGTTTTAGAAAAGCCCAAGAGGCCATTAGTAGCAATTTTAGGTGGAGCTAAATTGAAAACGAAAATTCCTTGCTTGATTAATCTTTTAAAAATCGCTGACCATATTTTAGTTGGAGGGAAAATCGCTCCAGCCATACTCTTCATCAAAGGGATTTCATTGTCCCCGTCTATATTAGAAGATGGCGAGGGAGAAGAGTTGTCTGGGCTTGAACTTACAAATTCAAAATTACATATGCCCATAGATGCTATGGTGGGGCTGAAAAATCATCAGTCGGATTATTTGCGCCAGTCAGCAGTTGGTAGAATAAGGAAAGAGGAGCAGATGTTTGATATCGGCCCAGAGAGCGTAAGAATGTTTTCCGATATTATTCAAGAAGCAAAGACAGTTATTTGGAATGGACCCCTTGGCTATATTGAAGATGAAAGATTTGCTGGAGGGACATTGGCAATTGCTAGCGCAATTTTAAGGGGTCGTTCTTTTTCAGTAGTCGGAGGAGGAGATACATCAGCTTTTTTGGCAGAGAATAATTTGCGTGGAAAGTTTGATTATGTTTCAACTGGCGGGGGAGCAATGCTTGAATTTTTCAGCGGGAACAAGCTCCCAGGGATTAAGGTTTTAGAAAGATAG
- the secA gene encoding preprotein translocase subunit SecA yields MSILKAIFGDDNEKYLKRLRPLVEKINNLESEFKRFSDEELKNKSSEFKERIQKNNSLDDTLPEAFALVRETAKRVLKQRHFDVQLMGGIVLHQGGIAEMKTGEGKTLASTLPAVLNALSGKGVHIVTVNDYLAKRDAVWMGQIYYALGLSTACLVHDSALIYDPEYETQDPKSKNEEDQDRDEERDVVGGFKVVESYLRPVSRKEAYQADIVYGTNHEFGFDYLRDSMAQVPEQRAQRGQNFAIIDEVDSVLIDEARTPLIISAPDVESSKLYEGFSRIIPRLKENEDYEIHEKEKAATLTDVGVTKIEKILGIGNIYEEKGTKYLHHLEQALRAEVVFKKDKDYVVKDGGIIIVDEFTGRMMPGRRWSGGLHQAVEAKEGLSVQSESLTLASISLQNYFRMYKKLAGMTGTAITSAEEFEKVYKLDVVAIPTNNPMVRQDLADVIYKTEKEKFLAIAEKIKECHQKGQPVLIGTRSIEKNEMLGRILETKGVAHEILNAKHHQREGEIIAQAGRKGAVTVATNMAGRGVDIVLGGNPPDVQGAEEIKKLGGLLVLGTERHEARRIDNQLRGRSGRQGDPGVSQFFLSAEDDLLRIFGGDRIKGLMERLRVPEGQPIQSKLISQAVESAQAKIEGMNFDARKHLLEYDDVMNVHRTSFYKKRNEIVDATDEKLKANVSAIFEKQGEPKDDFLKKETELGSEFSRALRFVCLRMFDAFWIEHLTEMDYLRDKVRLRAYGQLDPLVEYKNEGYKMFKQLFNLIETNIIKGVLNISLTQQAQQTQQTQQQNLANNNSVLANSGDKAGRNDPCPCGEIDPATGKVYKYKKCCGK; encoded by the coding sequence ATGTCAATTCTCAAAGCCATTTTTGGCGATGACAATGAAAAATATTTAAAACGACTTAGGCCATTAGTAGAGAAGATTAACAATCTTGAATCAGAGTTCAAGCGATTTTCAGATGAAGAATTGAAAAATAAATCAAGCGAATTTAAGGAAAGAATTCAAAAAAATAATTCATTGGATGATACTTTGCCAGAGGCCTTTGCATTAGTACGGGAAACAGCTAAGAGAGTTTTAAAACAAAGGCATTTTGATGTTCAATTGATGGGGGGTATTGTTTTGCACCAAGGAGGTATTGCTGAAATGAAAACAGGAGAAGGCAAGACGCTTGCCTCCACATTACCAGCTGTTTTAAACGCATTAAGTGGAAAAGGCGTTCACATAGTTACTGTTAATGATTATTTGGCAAAGAGAGATGCAGTTTGGATGGGGCAGATTTATTATGCGCTTGGGTTGTCCACAGCGTGTCTGGTTCATGATTCAGCATTGATTTACGACCCGGAATACGAAACTCAAGACCCAAAATCCAAAAACGAAGAAGACCAAGATAGAGACGAGGAGAGGGATGTGGTTGGCGGATTTAAAGTGGTTGAAAGCTATCTAAGACCTGTTTCGCGGAAAGAAGCGTATCAGGCAGATATAGTATATGGAACTAATCATGAATTTGGATTTGATTACTTGAGGGACAGCATGGCGCAAGTTCCAGAACAAAGAGCGCAGAGAGGTCAGAATTTTGCAATCATTGATGAAGTTGATTCAGTGTTAATAGACGAAGCAAGGACTCCTTTAATAATTTCTGCGCCAGATGTTGAGAGTTCAAAGCTTTACGAGGGGTTTTCAAGAATTATCCCTCGTTTGAAAGAAAATGAGGATTATGAGATTCATGAAAAAGAAAAAGCAGCGACCCTTACAGATGTTGGTGTTACAAAAATTGAAAAAATTCTTGGTATAGGAAATATTTATGAAGAAAAAGGCACGAAATATCTGCATCACCTTGAACAGGCCTTGCGCGCGGAAGTTGTGTTTAAAAAAGACAAGGATTATGTGGTGAAAGATGGTGGGATAATTATTGTAGATGAGTTTACCGGACGGATGATGCCGGGGAGAAGATGGTCGGGTGGGTTGCATCAAGCTGTGGAGGCGAAAGAAGGACTTTCAGTTCAATCAGAATCCCTGACTTTGGCAAGCATCTCGCTTCAAAATTATTTTAGAATGTATAAAAAACTCGCTGGTATGACAGGCACTGCCATCACTTCAGCCGAAGAGTTTGAAAAGGTTTATAAACTGGATGTCGTAGCTATTCCTACGAATAATCCAATGGTAAGACAGGATTTGGCAGATGTAATTTACAAAACAGAGAAAGAAAAATTTTTAGCTATTGCCGAGAAAATAAAAGAATGCCACCAGAAAGGGCAACCGGTCTTGATAGGCACAAGGTCAATTGAAAAAAATGAGATGCTGGGTAGGATTCTGGAAACAAAAGGAGTTGCCCATGAGATTTTAAATGCTAAACATCACCAAAGAGAAGGAGAAATTATTGCTCAAGCAGGAAGGAAAGGCGCAGTAACAGTGGCTACGAATATGGCAGGCAGGGGAGTAGATATAGTTCTTGGAGGCAATCCGCCTGATGTTCAGGGGGCAGAGGAAATCAAGAAACTCGGCGGGCTTTTAGTTTTAGGAACTGAAAGACACGAAGCTAGAAGAATAGATAATCAATTAAGGGGAAGGTCTGGCAGACAGGGAGACCCGGGGGTGAGCCAATTTTTCCTGTCAGCAGAAGATGATTTGTTGAGGATTTTTGGCGGAGATAGAATCAAAGGACTAATGGAAAGATTGCGCGTACCCGAGGGTCAGCCAATTCAATCAAAATTAATTAGTCAGGCAGTGGAAAGCGCGCAGGCAAAAATTGAGGGGATGAATTTTGATGCCAGAAAACATCTCTTGGAATATGATGATGTTATGAATGTCCATAGAACTTCTTTTTATAAAAAGAGAAATGAGATAGTGGATGCCACAGATGAAAAATTGAAGGCAAATGTTTCTGCAATTTTTGAAAAACAGGGTGAGCCGAAAGATGATTTTTTGAAAAAAGAAACAGAGCTTGGAAGCGAATTTTCAAGAGCGTTGCGGTTTGTCTGTTTGCGGATGTTTGACGCTTTCTGGATTGAGCATCTTACAGAAATGGATTATTTAAGAGATAAGGTTAGATTGCGCGCATATGGCCAGCTTGACCCATTGGTTGAGTATAAGAACGAGGGCTACAAAATGTTCAAGCAATTATTTAATCTGATTGAGACGAATATAATAAAAGGAGTGCTCAACATTTCTTTGACACAGCAGGCGCAGCAAACGCAACAGACACAGCAACAAAATTTAGCTAATAATAATTCTGTTCTAGCCAACTCGGGCGATAAAGCAGGAAGAAACGACCCTTGCCCCTGCGGAGAGATTGATCCGGCGACTGGAAAGGTATATAAATATAAGAAGTGCTGCGGGAAATAA